A genomic region of Paenibacillus sp. PL2-23 contains the following coding sequences:
- a CDS encoding (Fe-S)-binding protein: MKVSLFVTCLSDNIYPRVTEAMARLLTRLGVEVSFPPGQTCCGQPAYNSGYWKEARDSALTILDAFEDSDFVISPSGSCTGMIHHYNKLFEHEPAQLERTERLQAKSYEFTQFLVNVLGVTDVGAAFPRKVTYHPSCHGSRILGVKGEPLRLMEEVRGLELVPLPFAEDCCGFGGTFAVKMADISGAMVTEKAAHVLETEAEVLVGLDMACLMNIAGNLRFRGEKVRVMHLAELLYEGVQGA; encoded by the coding sequence ATGAAAGTTTCATTGTTCGTGACTTGCTTGAGCGATAACATCTACCCCCGTGTGACAGAGGCGATGGCTCGTCTCTTGACGCGTCTTGGTGTTGAGGTGAGCTTCCCGCCAGGCCAGACCTGCTGCGGCCAGCCCGCCTATAACAGCGGCTACTGGAAGGAAGCCAGGGACTCCGCGTTGACGATACTGGACGCGTTCGAGGACAGCGACTTTGTCATTTCCCCATCTGGCTCGTGCACGGGCATGATCCATCATTATAACAAGCTGTTCGAGCATGAGCCTGCGCAGCTGGAGAGAACGGAGCGACTCCAGGCCAAAAGCTATGAATTCACACAATTTCTTGTGAATGTGCTTGGCGTTACGGATGTAGGGGCGGCGTTCCCGCGCAAGGTAACCTATCATCCGTCCTGCCACGGCAGCCGGATATTGGGCGTGAAGGGGGAACCGCTCCGCCTGATGGAGGAGGTTCGCGGTCTGGAGCTTGTCCCGCTCCCGTTCGCTGAGGATTGCTGCGGCTTCGGCGGCACCTTCGCCGTGAAGATGGCGGATATTTCGGGCGCGATGGTGACGGAAAAAGCGGCTCATGTGCTGGAGACGGAGGCGGAGGTGCTCGTCGGCCTCGATATGGCTTGTCTCATGAATATTGCGGGCAATCTGAGGTTCCGCGGTGAGAAGGTGCGTGTCATGCATCTGGCGGAGCTGCTGTACGAGGGGGTGCAGGGAGCATGA
- a CDS encoding bifunctional aldolase/short-chain dehydrogenase: MVQSLWNKEAADQLQGGLNELVYRSNLIGTDRRVCNYGGGNTSSKTVVQDFRGRDVEVMYVKGSGSDLATMKAGNFTGLRMDDIRPLFERGEMSDEDMVAYLANCMIDAKHPRASIETLLHAFLPFKHVDHTHPDAIISLACADNGRHLAEEIFGNRFVWVPYVRPGFTLSKMIAEGVLANPNAELVIMEKHGLVTWGDTSEACYAQTIKIINEAEAFIEARVNEAKLFGGARYDSLPAEVRRAVAAQVMPTVRGAVSDAKKMILSFDDADDVLSFVNGQDSPALSQVGAACPDHLVHTKVVPLFIDWTPNADDVEGLKSALKAGIASYKEQYTAYFERNKNEGDVMFEAAPRVILIPGVGMINTGKSWAMSQVSGALYHRAIAVMRGATALGSFVSLSENESYNVEYWPLELYKLSLAPAEAEFSRKVAFITGGAGGIGSETARRLVSEGAHVVLADLNLEGAQKVAAEINEKYGENRALAVKMDVTSEEQVAAAYGETALAYGGVDVIVNNAGLATSSPFDETSLKEWNLNMNVLGTGYFLVAREAFKLMKTQGIGGNMVFIGSKNSVYAGKNATAYSAAKALEAHLARCIAAEGGEFGIRVNTILPDAILQGSAIWNGSWRNERAAAYGIEPDQLEEYYRKRTTLLVNIYPRDIAEGIAFFASSKADKTTGCMLTIDGGVPAAFTR; the protein is encoded by the coding sequence ATGGTGCAATCATTGTGGAACAAAGAAGCTGCGGATCAGCTGCAGGGAGGCCTGAACGAGCTTGTATACCGCTCGAATCTAATTGGTACGGATCGCAGAGTGTGCAATTACGGAGGCGGCAATACATCCAGCAAGACGGTTGTACAAGATTTTCGCGGACGCGACGTTGAAGTGATGTATGTGAAAGGCAGCGGCTCCGATCTTGCAACGATGAAAGCGGGCAATTTCACAGGCTTGCGCATGGACGATATTCGCCCGCTATTCGAACGCGGCGAAATGTCAGACGAGGATATGGTTGCTTATCTGGCGAACTGCATGATTGATGCCAAGCATCCTCGCGCCTCCATTGAGACGCTGCTTCACGCGTTTCTGCCGTTCAAGCATGTGGATCATACTCATCCGGATGCCATTATCAGCCTGGCTTGCGCGGATAACGGCCGCCATCTGGCGGAAGAGATTTTTGGCAACCGTTTTGTATGGGTGCCTTATGTTCGTCCGGGCTTTACCTTGTCCAAAATGATTGCGGAAGGCGTACTGGCCAATCCAAATGCTGAGCTTGTTATTATGGAGAAGCACGGTCTCGTGACATGGGGAGACACTTCCGAGGCTTGTTATGCTCAAACCATTAAAATCATTAATGAAGCGGAAGCCTTCATCGAAGCGCGCGTGAATGAAGCGAAGCTGTTCGGCGGCGCTCGTTACGACTCGCTGCCAGCTGAAGTTCGCCGTGCGGTAGCAGCGCAAGTAATGCCGACTGTGCGCGGCGCGGTTAGCGATGCCAAAAAAATGATCCTGTCCTTCGACGACGCCGACGATGTGCTGTCGTTCGTGAATGGCCAAGATTCACCTGCGCTGTCCCAAGTGGGCGCTGCTTGCCCGGATCATCTCGTGCACACGAAGGTTGTTCCGCTCTTCATCGACTGGACACCGAACGCAGACGACGTTGAAGGCTTGAAGTCGGCGTTGAAAGCCGGCATTGCCTCGTACAAAGAGCAATACACGGCTTACTTCGAACGCAATAAAAATGAAGGCGACGTCATGTTCGAGGCCGCTCCTCGCGTCATCCTGATTCCGGGCGTAGGCATGATCAATACAGGCAAGAGCTGGGCGATGTCCCAGGTTAGCGGAGCACTGTACCATCGAGCAATTGCAGTAATGCGCGGCGCAACGGCACTGGGCAGCTTCGTATCCTTGAGCGAAAATGAATCTTATAATGTAGAATATTGGCCGCTTGAGCTTTACAAGCTTTCCCTTGCTCCTGCGGAAGCGGAATTTTCCCGCAAGGTTGCCTTCATTACAGGCGGCGCGGGCGGTATCGGCAGCGAAACGGCTCGCCGCCTCGTATCTGAAGGCGCGCATGTTGTGCTGGCGGATCTTAATCTGGAGGGCGCGCAGAAGGTTGCCGCAGAAATTAACGAGAAGTACGGCGAGAACCGCGCGCTTGCGGTTAAAATGGATGTGACAAGCGAGGAGCAGGTTGCTGCGGCTTACGGGGAGACGGCGCTTGCTTACGGCGGCGTTGATGTCATCGTCAACAATGCGGGTCTTGCCACCTCAAGCCCGTTCGACGAGACGTCGTTAAAAGAATGGAATCTGAACATGAATGTGCTTGGCACAGGATATTTCCTTGTTGCTCGCGAGGCGTTCAAGCTCATGAAGACACAGGGAATTGGCGGCAACATGGTATTCATTGGCTCCAAAAACTCCGTATACGCAGGCAAAAACGCGACGGCTTACAGCGCTGCGAAAGCTCTTGAGGCTCATCTGGCGCGCTGCATCGCAGCTGAAGGCGGCGAATTCGGCATTCGAGTCAATACCATTCTGCCAGACGCGATTCTGCAAGGCTCGGCGATCTGGAACGGAAGCTGGCGTAATGAGCGGGCTGCCGCTTATGGCATCGAGCCGGATCAGCTGGAGGAATATTACCGCAAGCGTACAACGCTGCTTGTGAACATTTATCCGCGCGACATCGCGGAGGGCATTGCGTTTTTTGCATCGTCCAAAGCGGACAAAACAACGGGCTGCATGCTGACAATCGATGGCGGCGTGCCTGCCGCGTTCACTCGCTGA
- the rhaI gene encoding L-rhamnose isomerase translates to MNDRAYALFEEQQAARGINLEEVKSRLKELRIETPSWGYGDSGTRFKVFQKEGVPRNPFEKFEDAAQVHKLTGLAPSVAIHIPWDKVDDYGKLRTHAENLGLSIGAVNPNLFQEDDYMLGSVTNADAAIRRKATDHLLECVDIAKETGSRDLSLWFADGTNYPGQGSIRKRKGWMQDALTEMYKALAPDMRMLIEYKCFEPAFYHTDLADWGMAYNMALKLGPQAEVLVDTGHHLPGANIEHIVAYLIDEKRLGGFHFNSRKYADDDLIVGSVNPYELFLIFYQILSAASDADSGVRHCVGNIAYMIDQSHNIEQKIPAMLRSVLNVQTQYAKALLVNHEEVEEAANRHDVLAAEHAVRSAFEFDVSPLLHALREEQGLPLDPMGAYLSSGYGNGILARGKGGASW, encoded by the coding sequence ATGAACGATCGCGCTTACGCGCTGTTCGAGGAGCAGCAGGCAGCAAGGGGTATTAATCTGGAGGAAGTGAAGTCGCGGCTGAAGGAGCTGCGCATCGAGACGCCGTCATGGGGATATGGCGATTCCGGTACCCGGTTCAAGGTATTTCAGAAGGAAGGCGTGCCGCGCAATCCGTTCGAGAAATTCGAGGACGCCGCTCAGGTGCATAAGCTGACGGGACTCGCGCCTTCGGTGGCCATTCATATTCCTTGGGACAAGGTCGACGATTACGGCAAGCTGAGAACACACGCGGAGAATCTGGGCCTTTCCATCGGCGCGGTGAATCCGAACCTGTTCCAGGAGGATGACTACATGCTCGGCAGCGTGACGAATGCGGACGCAGCTATCCGCCGCAAAGCGACGGACCATCTGCTGGAGTGTGTGGATATTGCCAAGGAAACGGGCTCTCGCGACCTCAGCCTATGGTTCGCGGACGGCACGAACTACCCGGGACAAGGCAGCATCCGCAAGCGCAAGGGCTGGATGCAGGACGCTTTGACGGAGATGTATAAGGCGCTTGCCCCCGACATGCGTATGCTGATTGAATACAAATGCTTCGAGCCGGCGTTCTATCATACTGATCTTGCCGATTGGGGCATGGCGTATAATATGGCGCTTAAGCTGGGACCTCAAGCGGAGGTGCTGGTTGATACGGGCCATCATCTGCCCGGCGCGAACATCGAGCATATCGTCGCATACTTGATTGACGAGAAGAGACTCGGCGGCTTCCACTTCAACAGCCGGAAGTACGCAGACGATGATCTGATTGTAGGCTCGGTGAACCCTTATGAGCTGTTTTTGATTTTTTATCAAATATTAAGCGCGGCTTCCGATGCCGACAGTGGCGTTCGTCATTGCGTGGGCAATATCGCTTATATGATCGACCAGTCGCATAACATCGAGCAAAAAATTCCCGCGATGCTGCGTTCCGTGCTGAACGTGCAGACGCAATACGCCAAGGCGCTGCTGGTCAATCATGAAGAGGTTGAGGAAGCAGCGAACCGCCACGACGTGCTTGCGGCAGAGCATGCCGTCCGCAGCGCTTTCGAATTTGATGTCTCGCCTCTGCTGCACGCCCTGCGCGAGGAGCAAGGCTTGCCGCTCGATCCTATGGGGGCGTATCTGTCCAGCGGCTATGGCAACGGGATTCTTGCTCGCGGCAAGGGAGGTGCAAGCTGGTGA
- a CDS encoding iron-containing alcohol dehydrogenase encodes MNNFQFHNPTRIVFGEGSADRIGELASSFGQTVLLVYGGGSIKRSGLYDRTVKQLKESGITFYELPDIEPNPRLSTVNKGIDICREHGVDFVLAVGGGSVIDASKAIAAGSLYHGDVWDFFVGKAVIKQALPLGTVLTLAATGSEMNGNTVISNWEEKLKRGAGSSHLFPRFSILDPSLTYSVPRNQTVYGSIDIMSHVFEQYFSLTENTPLQERFCESVLQTVIENVEPALENPSDAAARANLMWCGTMALNGGQISLGMTNDWASHGIEHEVSAIYDIPHGAGLAIIFPNWMRYVYQQRPGRFAQYATRVWGIDPAGKSEDELALAGIQATRDFFTRIGAESRLADFNIGEEQLDRMAEEAVRYGAIGSFKKLEKNDVREILRMSL; translated from the coding sequence ATGAACAACTTCCAGTTTCACAATCCCACTCGAATCGTCTTTGGTGAAGGCTCTGCCGATCGTATTGGGGAGCTTGCGTCATCCTTCGGCCAAACTGTACTGCTCGTATATGGAGGCGGAAGCATCAAGCGCTCCGGTCTGTACGATCGCACTGTGAAGCAGCTGAAGGAATCAGGCATTACGTTCTATGAGCTGCCGGATATCGAGCCGAACCCTCGCCTCTCCACCGTAAACAAAGGCATCGACATCTGTCGCGAGCATGGCGTTGATTTTGTTCTCGCCGTTGGCGGCGGCAGCGTCATCGACGCTTCCAAAGCCATAGCGGCAGGCTCCTTGTATCATGGCGACGTCTGGGATTTCTTTGTCGGGAAAGCTGTCATCAAGCAAGCATTGCCGCTTGGCACCGTGCTGACGCTGGCGGCAACCGGCTCGGAAATGAACGGCAATACCGTTATTTCCAACTGGGAGGAGAAGCTGAAGAGAGGGGCAGGCAGCTCGCATCTGTTCCCCCGCTTCTCCATTCTTGACCCGTCGCTGACCTACTCGGTTCCGCGTAACCAAACGGTATACGGCTCGATCGATATTATGTCGCATGTATTTGAGCAGTATTTTAGCCTCACGGAAAACACGCCGCTGCAGGAAAGATTCTGCGAATCGGTGCTTCAGACGGTCATTGAAAATGTTGAGCCTGCCCTGGAGAACCCAAGCGATGCGGCTGCTCGAGCCAATCTGATGTGGTGCGGCACAATGGCGCTCAACGGCGGTCAGATCAGTCTCGGCATGACAAATGACTGGGCATCCCACGGTATTGAGCATGAGGTGAGCGCTATCTATGATATACCGCACGGCGCGGGTCTCGCGATCATCTTCCCGAACTGGATGCGTTATGTCTATCAGCAGCGTCCTGGACGATTCGCGCAATATGCAACTCGTGTATGGGGAATCGATCCTGCCGGGAAGTCAGAGGATGAGCTAGCACTGGCCGGCATCCAAGCCACACGCGACTTCTTCACTCGCATCGGAGCGGAATCGCGACTGGCCGATTTCAACATCGGCGAGGAGCAGCTGGACCGCATGGCTGAGGAAGCTGTCCGCTACGGCGCCATTGGCTCGTTCAAGAAGCTGGAGAAAAACGATGTCCGCGAAATTTTGCGTATGTCCCTGTAA
- a CDS encoding DeoR/GlpR family DNA-binding transcription regulator has protein sequence MLVAERYDKIVALVNERGSIRVTELSELCGVTEETIRRDLDRLEQAGRLRRSHGGAVSVKDGQPETPYFEREVAHADEKRRIAEEAVKLIEPKQRILLDASSTAWYMAACMPDIPLTVLTNSIKVAVELSSKERIEVISTGGIVAARSLSYVGPLAERSLDAYHVDKAFFSCKGVHLERGASESNELQARIKQRMTGMADQVILLADSSKFGVQAFTHVADLSQIQVIITDDGLSREHANGLRDRGITLMTV, from the coding sequence ATGCTGGTAGCAGAGCGGTACGACAAAATTGTAGCATTGGTGAATGAAAGAGGGAGCATTCGCGTAACGGAGCTGAGCGAGCTGTGCGGCGTTACGGAGGAGACCATCCGGCGCGACCTGGATCGTCTGGAGCAGGCTGGACGGCTGCGGCGCTCGCACGGCGGAGCCGTCAGCGTCAAGGACGGCCAGCCGGAGACGCCGTACTTCGAGCGCGAGGTGGCTCACGCCGACGAGAAGCGGCGGATTGCCGAGGAGGCAGTGAAGCTGATCGAGCCGAAGCAGCGCATACTGCTCGACGCCAGCTCAACGGCGTGGTATATGGCGGCATGTATGCCGGATATTCCGCTCACAGTGCTCACGAATTCCATTAAGGTGGCCGTAGAGCTTTCATCCAAGGAGCGGATCGAGGTCATCTCCACCGGGGGCATTGTAGCTGCCCGGAGCTTATCCTATGTCGGACCGCTCGCTGAACGCTCGCTGGACGCGTACCATGTGGACAAGGCTTTCTTCTCCTGCAAGGGCGTTCATCTGGAGCGCGGGGCCAGCGAATCGAACGAGCTGCAGGCGCGCATCAAGCAACGGATGACGGGTATGGCCGATCAGGTCATTCTGCTTGCCGATTCCAGCAAATTCGGCGTTCAAGCCTTCACGCATGTGGCCGATCTGAGTCAGATTCAAGTTATCATTACGGATGACGGATTATCTCGGGAGCATGCGAACGGTCTCCGTGACCGAGGCATCACCCTGATGACCGTATGA
- a CDS encoding rhamnulokinase family protein has product MTHVLAFDLGASSGRAVLGRLVDGKIEIEELHRFANDPVQAGSRLHWDILRLLHELKQGLLKAKHRGIAISSIGIDTWGVDFGLLGRDGELLGNPIHYRDPHTNGKMESVFAKVPAEEVFARTGIQFMSINTLYQLSSLKDAGSFLLQEGRDFLMIPALLRYYLTGEKHNEFSLATTSQLFNPLTGAWDARLLEAIGVDASLFGPVVQPGTRVGRLSDAICEELGIDSAPVIAVAEHDTGSAVAAVPAKDQSFAYLSCGTWSLIGTEVSAPVLTERARELNFTNEGGVYGTYRLLKNIMGLWILQECRRAWERAGQSYTFPELVQLAAEAEPFAAFIDVDDELFLQPGDMAAQIRTYCVRTGQEAPEGPGAYVRVILEGLAFKYRNSLEQTEELAGSTFDGLHMVGGGIQNTLLCQWTANAIGKPVWAGPIEGSAIGNMLVQWITNGELKDIWEARRVVANSFPLVVYEPNEQELWHSAYEAFKAKTGL; this is encoded by the coding sequence GTGACCCATGTGCTCGCCTTTGACCTCGGCGCAAGCAGCGGCAGGGCGGTGCTCGGCCGGCTTGTAGACGGCAAGATTGAGATAGAAGAGCTTCACCGGTTTGCCAATGACCCCGTTCAAGCGGGAAGCCGGCTGCACTGGGATATTCTTCGCTTGCTTCATGAGCTGAAGCAGGGCTTGCTGAAGGCGAAGCATCGCGGCATTGCGATCAGCAGTATCGGCATCGACACCTGGGGCGTCGATTTCGGACTGCTCGGCCGGGACGGGGAGCTGCTCGGCAATCCTATTCATTACCGCGATCCGCATACGAACGGGAAGATGGAGAGTGTATTTGCGAAGGTGCCTGCAGAAGAAGTGTTCGCGCGCACCGGCATTCAGTTCATGTCTATTAATACGCTGTATCAGCTGTCTTCGCTGAAGGATGCGGGGTCGTTTCTTCTCCAGGAGGGTCGGGATTTCCTCATGATTCCGGCGCTTCTCCGATATTACCTTACCGGAGAGAAGCATAACGAGTTTTCGTTGGCGACAACCTCGCAGCTGTTTAACCCGTTGACGGGAGCTTGGGACGCCAGACTGCTGGAGGCCATCGGCGTGGATGCATCGCTGTTTGGACCGGTGGTGCAGCCGGGCACGAGGGTTGGCCGACTGAGCGACGCGATATGCGAGGAGCTGGGTATCGACTCCGCGCCGGTTATTGCGGTAGCGGAGCATGACACAGGATCGGCAGTGGCGGCAGTTCCCGCCAAGGATCAGTCGTTCGCTTACCTGAGCTGCGGCACTTGGTCGTTAATCGGCACAGAAGTCAGCGCGCCTGTGTTAACCGAACGGGCACGCGAGCTTAACTTTACGAATGAAGGCGGCGTGTACGGGACCTATCGCCTGCTCAAAAATATAATGGGCTTGTGGATTTTGCAGGAATGCAGAAGAGCATGGGAGCGCGCAGGCCAAAGCTACACGTTCCCCGAGCTGGTGCAGCTGGCGGCAGAGGCGGAACCGTTCGCGGCGTTCATCGACGTCGACGATGAGCTGTTCCTACAGCCAGGCGATATGGCGGCTCAAATTCGCACCTATTGCGTTCGCACAGGGCAGGAGGCGCCTGAGGGACCGGGAGCTTACGTACGCGTCATATTGGAAGGCCTTGCTTTTAAATACCGGAATTCGCTTGAGCAAACCGAGGAGCTCGCAGGCAGCACGTTTGACGGCTTGCATATGGTAGGCGGCGGCATACAAAACACATTGCTGTGCCAGTGGACGGCTAATGCGATCGGCAAGCCTGTATGGGCGGGTCCTATTGAAGGAAGCGCAATCGGCAATATGCTGGTACAATGGATTACAAACGGCGAATTGAAGGATATATGGGAGGCTCGCCGCGTTGTAGCGAATTCATTCCCGTTGGTCGTCTATGAACCAAACGAGCAGGAGCTGTGGCATTCCGCGTACGAAGCATTCAAGGCGAAGACGGGACTTTAA
- a CDS encoding ArsR family transcriptional regulator — protein sequence MEIEVSGRNMGFLECFSSPTRVKMIELLGERPMNIKSLSEALDIKSPIVTRHIHMLEEAGIVRSETVAGKRGMQKLCYLQLTHATLLFKGAPPAEEGSRYFVSLPVGTYSGFEVKPTCGLASAEGMIGMCDDPRYFADPEHVHARVVWFGSGYVEYRIPNYMVSNERPDSLDISLEICSETPCTVRYLPSDIVFSLNGTEVGKWTYPGDFGGARGIYTPTWWHKNIQHGLIKTIRVTRQGSYIDGVKASDVTIEELALSYDKEILFRITSSASAKNCGGVTLFGKGFGNYNQDIEVTLRCL from the coding sequence ATGGAGATTGAAGTCAGCGGTCGCAACATGGGGTTTTTGGAATGCTTCTCATCTCCTACCCGCGTGAAAATGATAGAGCTGCTCGGCGAACGGCCAATGAATATTAAAAGCTTATCGGAGGCGCTGGATATAAAGTCTCCGATCGTCACAAGACATATACATATGCTGGAGGAGGCAGGTATCGTAAGATCCGAGACCGTAGCAGGGAAGCGGGGTATGCAGAAGCTGTGTTACCTTCAGTTAACCCATGCGACCCTTCTGTTCAAGGGAGCGCCTCCCGCTGAGGAGGGCAGCCGTTATTTTGTTTCCTTGCCCGTCGGCACGTATTCCGGCTTCGAGGTTAAGCCGACCTGCGGACTAGCGTCAGCGGAGGGAATGATCGGCATGTGCGATGATCCCCGGTATTTTGCCGATCCGGAGCATGTGCACGCGCGAGTTGTTTGGTTTGGCTCTGGATATGTCGAGTATCGAATTCCGAATTATATGGTGAGCAATGAACGTCCGGACTCGCTGGATATATCGCTGGAGATTTGCTCGGAGACGCCTTGCACGGTCCGCTATTTGCCATCGGATATTGTATTTTCACTAAATGGGACTGAAGTGGGAAAGTGGACGTATCCGGGCGATTTCGGAGGCGCACGTGGTATATATACCCCAACCTGGTGGCACAAAAACATCCAGCACGGCCTGATCAAGACCATTCGCGTTACGCGTCAAGGCTCCTATATTGATGGCGTCAAGGCATCTGATGTAACGATCGAGGAACTGGCCCTGTCCTACGACAAGGAAATATTGTTCCGTATCACAAGCAGCGCTTCAGCCAAAAACTGCGGAGGCGTCACCCTCTTCGGCAAAGGCTTCGGCAACTACAACCAGGACATCGAGGTTACCCTTCGCTGTCTGTAA
- a CDS encoding LutB/LldF family L-lactate oxidation iron-sulfur protein, with the protein MSGTVKGGQTVKARAELALNDEFLRKAVRFTTERLRNGKKKASEEHGNWEEWRERGRQIRLHTIAHLDYYLNLFVDNARANGVHVHFADTAEEAVRLTLDIAKHAGARSVVKSKSMVTEELHLNHALEGIDVEAIETDLGEYIIQLAGEMPSHIVIPAIHKNRYQIAELLSKEAGYELPPDTTALAGFVRKKLREKFLEADIGMTGCNFAIAETGSMVLFENEGNARMVSTVPKTQVTLMGMERIIPSWADLEVMATLLPRSATGQKLTMYMSGITGPRRSGDADGPEEMHIIIVDNGRSLQLGDPEFQELLNCIRCGACLNACPVYRHIGGHAYGSTYSGPIGAVLTPSLNKNIAEWDDIANASSLCGACYEACPVKIPLHDMLVYLRRRKVESGHGNKLESIGMQGFAAVMGSSKRMRGVVRLGKLGQKLVAKDGEIRLKLGPLKGWNSYRVTPSLPKKAFRDQWPTLESELRSELREMKPDMLERMKQAAERQKQGGGGGHHG; encoded by the coding sequence ATGAGCGGTACGGTAAAGGGCGGCCAGACGGTCAAGGCGCGAGCGGAGCTTGCGCTGAACGATGAATTTCTGCGCAAGGCGGTCCGCTTCACGACCGAAAGGCTTCGCAACGGCAAGAAAAAAGCGTCCGAGGAGCATGGCAACTGGGAGGAATGGCGGGAGCGCGGCCGGCAGATCCGGCTGCATACAATCGCTCATCTCGATTATTACCTGAATCTATTCGTCGACAACGCGCGAGCGAACGGTGTGCATGTTCACTTCGCCGATACGGCGGAAGAGGCTGTGCGCTTGACGCTGGATATCGCCAAGCACGCGGGAGCGAGGTCCGTCGTCAAGTCGAAGTCTATGGTAACCGAGGAGCTGCATCTGAATCACGCTCTTGAAGGTATCGACGTAGAAGCGATTGAAACTGATTTGGGCGAATATATTATCCAGCTGGCGGGCGAGATGCCCTCCCATATCGTTATTCCCGCGATTCATAAAAACAGATATCAGATTGCGGAGCTGCTGTCCAAGGAGGCGGGCTACGAACTGCCGCCGGACACAACAGCGCTGGCGGGCTTTGTCCGCAAGAAGCTGCGGGAGAAGTTCCTCGAGGCGGATATTGGCATGACAGGCTGCAACTTCGCCATCGCGGAGACGGGCTCCATGGTGCTGTTCGAGAACGAAGGCAACGCGCGAATGGTCAGCACCGTGCCGAAGACGCAGGTTACGCTGATGGGGATGGAGCGCATCATTCCGTCATGGGCGGATCTTGAAGTGATGGCGACGCTGCTGCCTCGCTCAGCGACGGGACAGAAGCTGACGATGTATATGTCCGGCATAACAGGTCCGCGCCGCAGCGGAGACGCTGACGGTCCGGAGGAGATGCATATCATTATCGTCGATAATGGGCGTTCCCTTCAGCTTGGCGATCCTGAGTTCCAGGAGCTGCTGAATTGCATTCGCTGCGGCGCCTGCCTGAATGCTTGTCCGGTGTACCGTCATATTGGCGGCCACGCCTACGGCAGCACCTACAGCGGCCCCATCGGGGCAGTTCTAACGCCCTCGCTGAACAAAAATATCGCGGAATGGGACGATATCGCCAACGCCTCCAGCTTGTGCGGCGCCTGCTACGAGGCTTGTCCCGTCAAAATACCGCTGCATGACATGCTTGTGTATCTGCGCCGCCGCAAGGTGGAGAGCGGCCATGGCAACAAGCTGGAATCGATCGGCATGCAGGGCTTCGCTGCCGTAATGGGCAGCTCGAAGCGAATGCGGGGCGTAGTGAGGCTTGGCAAGCTTGGACAGAAATTGGTCGCCAAGGACGGCGAAATACGCCTGAAGCTTGGTCCTCTGAAGGGCTGGAACAGCTATCGCGTTACGCCAAGCCTGCCTAAGAAAGCATTCCGCGATCAATGGCCGACGCTGGAGAGCGAGCTGAGAAGCGAGCTTCGGGAGATGAAGCCCGACATGCTGGAGAGGATGAAGCAAGCAGCGGAGAGACAGAAGCAAGGCGGAGGAGGAGGACATCATGGCTAA
- a CDS encoding sensory rhodopsin transducer — protein sequence MYQALGEKHWVIPDGFIPPDSSGQYISHESVCVLNTSSEDAMLLFSVFFEDREPIEDMMFVVPARRTKHIRTSALHKGGAGIPVGTPYAIEVRSDIPVVVQYSRLDSTQAENALMSTMAYPIK from the coding sequence ATGTACCAGGCTTTGGGAGAGAAGCATTGGGTCATTCCGGACGGGTTCATCCCTCCGGACAGCAGCGGCCAGTATATCAGCCACGAGTCCGTATGCGTGCTCAATACATCCTCGGAGGATGCTATGCTGCTGTTTTCCGTTTTTTTCGAGGATCGCGAGCCGATCGAGGACATGATGTTCGTCGTGCCTGCCAGAAGAACAAAGCATATCCGCACGTCCGCCCTGCACAAGGGCGGAGCGGGCATCCCGGTCGGGACCCCTTACGCAATCGAAGTAAGGAGCGATATACCCGTTGTCGTACAATACAGCAGGCTGGACTCCACACAAGCGGAGAACGCGCTGATGTCTACGATGGCGTATCCGATCAAATAA